A window of the Alkalidesulfovibrio alkalitolerans DSM 16529 genome harbors these coding sequences:
- a CDS encoding mannose-1-phosphate guanylyltransferase/mannose-6-phosphate isomerase — MSENAATAPRTSGHAIILAGGSGTRLWPVSRTLLPKQLMPLGGDKSLLQQTVLRALRVFAPKNVWVVTNEEHVFEVRAQLRALDQALTAQVLAEPVGRNTLPAVLLGLDRIVAADPAACVAVLPSDHMISADEGFDTDIRAGLAMAAKGYFVTFGVEAAKPETGYGYIRRGEPLAPGVFEVLRFAEKPDLETARAFVASGEYFWNSGMFLFCVAEFIEAVQRFQPALAVWWKNRAKTPLASAYASLPDISVDYGIAERLTRQAVVKASFGWDDLGNWEAIYRLDDKDECGNAVEGDVLALDCENNLLLSRGGKLAAVGLSDMIVVQTRDATLICPKDQVQRVKDVVGILKGQGSRLVEAHVTVNRPWGSYTVLEEGEGYKVKRIKVHPGARLSLQMHHHRAEHWVVIRGSAVAEVDGVEHLLSANQSIDIPMGGTHRLSNPGKLPLEIIEVQSGPYLEEDDIVRFDDVYGRIKPESEKG, encoded by the coding sequence ATGTCTGAGAACGCCGCCACCGCCCCTCGGACTTCGGGCCACGCCATCATCCTGGCGGGCGGATCGGGCACGCGTCTTTGGCCCGTCTCGCGCACCCTTTTGCCCAAGCAACTCATGCCGCTTGGCGGGGACAAAAGCCTGTTGCAGCAGACAGTGTTGCGTGCGCTTCGGGTCTTTGCGCCCAAGAACGTATGGGTGGTGACCAACGAGGAGCACGTCTTCGAGGTGCGCGCCCAGCTTCGCGCCCTGGACCAGGCCCTGACCGCCCAGGTGCTGGCCGAGCCCGTGGGCCGCAACACTCTGCCCGCCGTCCTTCTGGGGCTTGACCGCATCGTGGCGGCGGACCCTGCGGCCTGCGTCGCGGTGCTGCCCTCGGATCACATGATCAGCGCGGACGAGGGCTTCGACACGGACATCCGCGCGGGCCTCGCCATGGCGGCGAAGGGATATTTCGTGACCTTCGGAGTCGAGGCCGCCAAGCCCGAGACGGGCTATGGCTACATCAGGCGGGGCGAGCCCCTGGCCCCCGGCGTCTTCGAGGTGCTGCGCTTCGCCGAGAAACCCGATCTGGAGACGGCCCGCGCCTTCGTGGCCTCGGGCGAATACTTCTGGAACAGCGGCATGTTCCTATTCTGCGTCGCGGAGTTCATCGAGGCCGTGCAGCGCTTCCAGCCCGCGTTGGCCGTCTGGTGGAAGAACCGCGCCAAGACGCCCCTGGCCTCGGCCTACGCCTCGCTTCCAGACATCTCGGTGGACTACGGCATCGCCGAGAGGCTCACTCGCCAAGCCGTGGTCAAAGCATCCTTCGGCTGGGACGACCTGGGCAACTGGGAGGCCATCTACCGTCTCGACGACAAGGACGAGTGCGGCAACGCCGTGGAGGGCGACGTGCTGGCCCTGGATTGCGAGAACAACCTTTTGCTCTCGCGCGGCGGCAAGCTCGCGGCCGTGGGACTCAGCGACATGATCGTGGTCCAGACGCGCGACGCTACGCTCATCTGCCCCAAGGACCAAGTGCAGCGCGTCAAGGACGTGGTGGGCATCCTGAAAGGCCAGGGCAGCCGCCTCGTGGAGGCGCACGTCACGGTCAACCGGCCGTGGGGCAGCTACACGGTGCTGGAAGAGGGGGAGGGCTACAAGGTCAAGCGCATCAAGGTCCATCCCGGTGCGCGGCTCTCGCTGCAGATGCACCACCACCGCGCCGAACACTGGGTCGTCATCCGGGGGTCGGCCGTGGCCGAAGTGGACGGCGTGGAACACCTGCTCTCCGCGAACCAGTCCATCGACATCCCCATGGGCGGCACGCACCGTCTCTCCAATCCCGGCAAGCTGCCGCTGGAGATCATCGAGGTGCAAAGCGGCCCCTACCTGGAAGAGGACGACATCGTCCGCTTCGACGACGTGTACGGCCGCATCAAGCCCGAGTCGGAAAAGGGCTGA
- the qrcA gene encoding menaquinone reductase multiheme cytochrome c subunit QrcA has product MKRKSGFDSGALAFAFVGLLFGLGFGWFVFPELLFSKVTQPTPFNHKIHMEMAGMSCTDCHYFREDGSFNGLPTTQSCADCHAFTTGGDTPADIAIDKFVTEYVEPGIEVKWEVYQYQPDNVFFTHTAHQHLECTECHPDVGNSETTPVLYRNRITGYSKDTMKMWQCERCHAENGVSNACYICHK; this is encoded by the coding sequence ATGAAGCGGAAAAGTGGCTTTGACTCCGGAGCGCTGGCGTTCGCCTTTGTCGGCCTGCTCTTCGGTCTCGGCTTCGGCTGGTTCGTCTTTCCGGAACTCCTGTTCAGTAAAGTAACGCAACCCACTCCCTTCAACCACAAGATCCACATGGAGATGGCGGGCATGTCGTGCACCGACTGCCACTATTTCCGCGAGGATGGCTCCTTCAACGGCCTGCCCACGACGCAGAGTTGTGCCGACTGTCACGCCTTCACCACCGGTGGGGACACCCCGGCGGACATCGCCATCGACAAATTCGTGACCGAATACGTCGAACCTGGCATCGAAGTGAAGTGGGAGGTCTATCAGTACCAGCCCGACAACGTTTTCTTCACCCATACCGCCCACCAGCATCTCGAGTGCACCGAGTGCCACCCCGATGTGGGCAATTCTGAGACGACCCCGGTGCTGTATCGCAACCGGATCACCGGCTACAGCAAGGACACGATGAAGATGTGGCAGTGTGAGCGCTGCCATGCCGAAAACGGCGTCAGCAACGCCTGCTACATCTGCCACAAGTAA
- the qrcB gene encoding menaquinone reductase molybdopterin-binding-like subunit QrcB: MSLTRRGFLFVLGAGAGVTLSPVMWKLTDDVSIWTQNWPWIPRLQYGPLDRKPALSKSFAGGSPIRVLTVGGRPSIALGNPDHPLSQGALSAMAAPEVQMLYRPSRIAGPLKKTAAGGHEPISWEDAAALLAEKAKEAGSSTAVITGDINGTTREVFSALLGNLGSTEMYPMPCEQQTAAMAWNGLMGGSGLPGFDIENSDCVLALGADLLESSGTPVRNAKAFSKARPMGETPKTTWIACGALKNRTAAVSDIFVAVPPGGEGIFALGLANLLIASGAWTMAPDFETFRSVAAAWTPARVQEAIGVAPEQLALVAETLKKARRPLVVPGAAPGQGGSPAAYAAGLALNVILGNVGQPGGIRPLPSLPGVVSGAMTREAMLAKDLVACLKAVAAGTKAAPKLLMVYEANPRYALPEAEAMNAALDKAGFVVSFSSFMDETAAKADLVLPNPLSIERFDDLETPYGSGFVSYTLGMPVTKPVVDAKSSADVVLGLAKKLGMDLGFSSFEAVLEAKMAAVEATPGFIAGQTTPWDAIAKGIEPVGAAVARGLKSGKAFVSVRTVGNEDVYLGASSLARIVAVKPDGLLLAPQFLLNVGTQNVALPPHNTPTIRRNELVGKDLMVSLNGQTASAAGLKAGDRVSVTSSAGSVKGRVYIDESVMPGVVSAPLGFGRTVGDEFSKGKGDNLFKVLTVTEEAGTGKPTWASVAVRIAKG, translated from the coding sequence ATGAGTCTGACACGCAGAGGATTTCTCTTCGTTCTGGGCGCAGGCGCAGGCGTGACCCTGAGCCCCGTGATGTGGAAACTGACGGACGACGTGTCCATCTGGACCCAGAACTGGCCGTGGATTCCCCGGCTGCAGTACGGTCCGCTGGACAGAAAGCCCGCACTTTCCAAGTCCTTCGCCGGCGGCTCCCCGATCCGGGTGCTGACCGTGGGCGGCCGCCCGTCCATCGCGCTGGGCAATCCCGACCATCCGCTGTCCCAGGGGGCGCTTTCGGCCATGGCCGCGCCCGAGGTGCAGATGCTGTACCGGCCCTCGCGCATCGCCGGACCGCTCAAGAAGACCGCCGCTGGCGGGCACGAGCCCATTTCCTGGGAGGACGCCGCCGCGCTGCTGGCCGAAAAGGCCAAGGAAGCCGGTTCCTCCACGGCGGTAATCACCGGTGACATCAACGGCACCACCCGCGAGGTCTTCTCGGCCCTCCTGGGCAACCTCGGGTCCACCGAGATGTATCCCATGCCCTGCGAGCAGCAGACCGCCGCCATGGCCTGGAACGGCCTGATGGGCGGAAGCGGCCTGCCCGGCTTCGACATCGAGAACAGCGACTGTGTGCTGGCGTTGGGCGCCGACCTGCTTGAATCCTCGGGCACCCCGGTGCGCAACGCCAAGGCGTTTTCCAAGGCTCGTCCCATGGGCGAAACGCCGAAGACGACCTGGATCGCCTGCGGCGCTCTCAAGAACCGCACTGCCGCCGTGAGCGACATCTTCGTGGCCGTGCCTCCGGGCGGCGAAGGCATCTTCGCCCTGGGTCTCGCCAACCTGCTCATCGCCTCCGGCGCCTGGACCATGGCTCCGGACTTCGAGACCTTCAGGTCGGTCGCCGCTGCCTGGACCCCCGCCCGGGTGCAGGAGGCCATCGGCGTGGCGCCCGAACAACTTGCCCTGGTCGCCGAAACCTTGAAGAAGGCCCGCCGTCCCCTGGTCGTGCCCGGCGCGGCCCCCGGACAGGGAGGCTCCCCCGCCGCCTACGCCGCGGGCTTGGCGCTGAACGTCATCCTGGGCAACGTCGGTCAGCCTGGCGGCATCAGGCCGCTTCCGAGCCTGCCCGGAGTGGTTTCCGGGGCAATGACCCGCGAGGCCATGCTGGCCAAGGATCTGGTCGCGTGCCTCAAGGCCGTGGCCGCCGGAACCAAGGCCGCGCCCAAGCTGCTCATGGTGTACGAGGCCAACCCCCGCTACGCGCTGCCCGAGGCCGAGGCCATGAACGCCGCCCTGGACAAGGCGGGTTTCGTGGTCAGCTTCTCCTCCTTCATGGACGAGACCGCCGCCAAAGCCGACCTCGTGCTGCCCAACCCGCTCTCCATCGAACGCTTCGATGACCTGGAGACGCCCTACGGCTCCGGCTTCGTCTCCTACACCCTGGGCATGCCCGTGACAAAACCGGTTGTGGACGCCAAGTCCTCTGCCGACGTCGTTCTCGGACTGGCCAAGAAGCTGGGCATGGACCTGGGTTTCTCCTCCTTCGAGGCTGTGCTCGAAGCCAAAATGGCGGCCGTCGAGGCCACGCCGGGCTTCATCGCCGGTCAGACCACGCCCTGGGACGCCATAGCCAAGGGAATCGAGCCCGTCGGCGCGGCCGTGGCCAGGGGCCTGAAGAGCGGCAAGGCCTTCGTGAGCGTACGCACCGTCGGCAACGAGGACGTGTACCTCGGCGCCTCGTCCCTGGCCAGGATCGTCGCGGTCAAGCCCGACGGCCTGCTTCTCGCCCCGCAATTCCTGCTCAACGTCGGCACGCAGAACGTTGCGCTGCCGCCGCACAATACGCCGACCATCCGCCGCAACGAGCTTGTAGGCAAGGACCTCATGGTCTCCCTCAACGGTCAGACCGCCTCCGCGGCGGGACTCAAAGCGGGCGACCGGGTGAGTGTGACGTCTTCGGCGGGTTCGGTGAAAGGCAGGGTCTACATCGACGAATCCGTCATGCCCGGCGTGGTCTCGGCCCCCCTGGGCTTCGGCCGCACGGTCGGTGACGAGTTCTCCAAGGGCAAGGGCGACAACCTCTTCAAGGTTCTCACGGTCACCGAGGAAGCCGGCACCGGCAAGCCCACCTGGGCGTCTGTCGCGGTGCGGATCGCTAAAGGCTAA
- the qrcC gene encoding menaquinone reductase iron-sulfur cluster-binding subunit QrcC, with protein MAAKIDYKIRWGMAIDLDKCTGCGACTVSCQVENNNAPNVDGTDKLRIVNWLSIYRLENGKSFPDADVAYLPLPCMQCGNPSCVPVCPVIATEKGEEGAIVSQISPRCIGCRYCMAACPYHVRTFNWFDPVWPKGMEKTLTPFTSTRPRGVVEKCHFCHHRWTFAKEKARVDGMDPYKLPEDAYIPACVEMCPSGAMVFGDLKNPEHKVYELARSPHARRLLEKLGGEPQVYYISRREWVRNLMDNHLPGETGHGKAEGGNHG; from the coding sequence ATGGCTGCAAAGATAGATTACAAGATCAGGTGGGGTATGGCCATCGACCTGGACAAGTGCACGGGCTGCGGCGCATGCACCGTGTCTTGCCAGGTGGAGAACAACAACGCCCCCAACGTCGACGGCACCGACAAACTGCGCATCGTCAACTGGCTTTCCATATACCGGCTTGAGAACGGCAAGTCCTTCCCCGACGCTGACGTGGCCTACCTGCCGCTGCCCTGCATGCAGTGCGGAAACCCTTCCTGCGTGCCGGTCTGTCCGGTCATCGCCACGGAGAAGGGCGAGGAGGGCGCCATCGTCAGCCAGATCTCGCCGCGCTGCATCGGCTGCCGGTACTGCATGGCCGCGTGCCCCTACCACGTCCGGACCTTCAACTGGTTCGATCCGGTCTGGCCCAAGGGCATGGAGAAGACCCTCACGCCCTTCACCTCCACCAGGCCGCGCGGCGTGGTCGAGAAGTGTCACTTCTGCCACCATCGTTGGACCTTCGCCAAGGAAAAGGCCCGCGTGGACGGCATGGACCCCTACAAGCTGCCCGAGGATGCCTACATTCCGGCGTGCGTCGAGATGTGCCCGAGCGGGGCCATGGTCTTCGGCGACCTGAAGAATCCCGAGCACAAAGTGTACGAACTGGCCCGCAGCCCTCACGCGCGCAGGCTTCTGGAGAAGCTCGGCGGCGAACCGCAGGTGTACTACATCAGCCGTCGCGAATGGGTGCGCAACCTGATGGACAACCATCTGCCCGGCGAGACCGGCCACGGCAAGGCGGAAGGAGGCAACCATGGCTAA
- the qrcD gene encoding menaquinone reductase integral membrane subunit QrcD, with protein MAKPIDHELFPEGVERCALSKFLVWMAFWTVVFLAGIYAAYVVFANGLGVTGLNNYFAFGLYITFDLAVIALGAGAFFSGLLRYILKMDELKNIINLTVIGGFFCYSGAMLILTMELGQPLRSWFGFWHANVHSMLTEVIFCISCYLGVLIIEFLPNILEQRQLNRIAFLRHFAHNMHVFMPLFAGLGAFLSTFHQGSLGGMYGVMFARPFAFREGFFIWPWTFFLFVMSAAASGPCFSVLIVKCVELCSGKKMVSWKIKQLMGKISGAMLALYLFFKLIDTYDWAVNLLPTLGFTFDQMFYGIIYGKWLFWLELFVLGVIPAVILLTPRWRNTPFLFWSACIMNCLGISLNRYTITVQALAAPVMPFDTWQIYVPAWTEILPSVMVIAYGVLIVSLAYRYLPVFPQEIQLNAPGNKEAA; from the coding sequence ATGGCTAAGCCCATCGATCACGAACTCTTCCCCGAGGGCGTCGAGCGCTGCGCGCTGTCCAAGTTCCTGGTCTGGATGGCCTTTTGGACGGTCGTCTTCCTGGCGGGAATCTATGCGGCCTATGTCGTCTTCGCCAATGGCCTGGGCGTGACCGGTCTGAACAACTACTTCGCCTTCGGTCTGTACATTACCTTCGACTTGGCGGTCATCGCCTTGGGCGCGGGTGCCTTCTTCAGCGGCCTCCTCAGGTACATCCTGAAGATGGACGAGTTGAAGAACATCATCAACCTGACCGTCATCGGCGGCTTCTTCTGCTACTCGGGCGCCATGCTCATCCTGACCATGGAACTCGGCCAACCGCTGCGCTCCTGGTTCGGTTTCTGGCACGCCAACGTCCACTCCATGCTCACGGAAGTCATTTTCTGCATCAGCTGTTACCTGGGCGTGCTGATCATCGAGTTCCTGCCGAACATCCTGGAGCAGCGGCAACTCAACCGGATCGCCTTCCTGCGTCACTTCGCCCACAACATGCACGTCTTCATGCCCCTCTTCGCGGGCCTGGGCGCTTTCCTCTCCACCTTCCACCAGGGCTCCCTGGGCGGCATGTACGGCGTCATGTTCGCGCGTCCCTTCGCCTTCCGCGAAGGCTTCTTTATCTGGCCATGGACCTTCTTCCTCTTCGTCATGTCCGCTGCGGCCTCCGGTCCCTGCTTCTCGGTGCTCATCGTGAAATGTGTGGAGCTTTGCTCTGGCAAGAAGATGGTCTCCTGGAAGATCAAGCAGCTCATGGGTAAGATATCGGGCGCAATGCTCGCACTGTACCTCTTCTTCAAGCTCATCGACACCTACGACTGGGCCGTGAACCTGCTGCCCACGCTGGGCTTCACGTTCGACCAGATGTTCTACGGCATCATCTACGGCAAGTGGCTGTTCTGGCTCGAATTGTTCGTGCTCGGCGTCATCCCGGCCGTCATCCTGCTGACCCCGCGCTGGCGCAACACGCCCTTCCTGTTCTGGTCGGCCTGCATCATGAACTGCCTGGGCATCTCACTGAACCGCTACACCATCACCGTGCAGGCCCTGGCCGCGCCCGTGATGCCCTTCGACACTTGGCAGATCTACGTACCCGCGTGGACCGAGATTCTGCCTTCGGTCATGGTCATCGCCTACGGCGTGCTCATCGTTTCCCTGGCCTACCGTTACCTGCCGGTCTTCCCGCAGGAGATCCAGCTGAACGCACCGGGGAACAAGGAAGCCGCCTAG
- a CDS encoding ABC transporter ATP-binding protein/permease, producing MGQAATDADQIPVTKRSLFSWVWESSLKLQILLLVVIVVTVFARVLPLEFQKKIINTAIGQRNLDLLLLYCGYYLAAVVTAGVLKYVINVIQTHLGQTTLATLRKKLYDHILKLPLSYFRKTQPGMVVSSLVTEIVPVGEFVGMALAVPLTNILTLLGFGIYLFYLNWQMALITMAIYPIVLLVIPRLQRKTNEVNKKRVDATREISSNIAESISGIHEIHGNGSYGIESRRFGAQCDTLERYRIVWTLYKTGVKAINNLLVNLAPFLLFLVGGYLIIQGRFDLGALVAFLSAQEKLFEPWKELMEFYQVYQDASVRYSRTMEYFDFPSEHVLVVAGRAPLQLEPRVEIENLSFEVEGGIRLLHDINLTVEPGEQLALVGFSGSGKSTLALCVGQLYKYTSGSLRLGGHEVSSLSKQDMTENLGFVSQSPFIFTGTIKDNLLYACEAALHGAPGVEGENLPSLDDQIAVLQQAGIFVDVLRFGLNAVLDETEDERLSERIIRMRESFRRDYGEALADMVEFFDEGRYLVHSSVAANLIFGGARDPDWAADKLAENHEFTAFLDATQTRGPLLALGAEIARTTVDILGNMPKDAVFFEQSPIPAEAIEDYKEIARRLERGRVADLPPEDRTRLLDLALAFVPGRHKMVAMPQVLERMLLEARAAFRENVEARHPGAFTFYRMDEYLGSQTILDNILFGKVRSQNPQAQERISQSIIQLLVEEDLLESVVAIGMRFQVGSKGDKLSGGQRQKLAIARCFLKQPRLMILDEATSALDNKSQARIQNILETRYRGRSTVIAVAHRLDIIINYDKVAVMKAGKIVECGSYPELMAKKGSLYELVHGKK from the coding sequence ATGGGACAGGCTGCGACTGACGCCGATCAGATTCCGGTCACTAAGCGATCCCTCTTTTCCTGGGTGTGGGAAAGCAGCCTCAAACTACAGATACTGCTTCTCGTCGTCATCGTCGTCACCGTCTTTGCCCGCGTCCTGCCCCTCGAATTCCAGAAGAAGATCATCAACACGGCCATCGGCCAACGCAACCTCGACCTTTTGCTGCTGTATTGCGGCTATTATCTCGCCGCAGTGGTCACGGCCGGGGTCCTGAAATACGTCATCAACGTCATTCAGACGCATCTGGGCCAGACCACTCTGGCCACCCTGCGCAAGAAGCTCTATGATCACATCTTGAAGCTGCCGCTCAGCTATTTCCGCAAGACCCAGCCCGGCATGGTCGTCTCCTCGTTGGTCACTGAGATCGTGCCCGTAGGCGAGTTCGTCGGCATGGCCCTGGCCGTGCCGCTGACCAACATCCTGACCCTGCTCGGTTTCGGCATCTACCTCTTCTATCTCAATTGGCAGATGGCGCTCATCACCATGGCCATCTACCCCATCGTCCTGCTGGTCATCCCGCGCCTGCAACGCAAGACGAACGAGGTCAACAAGAAACGCGTCGATGCGACGCGCGAGATTTCCTCGAACATCGCCGAAAGCATTTCCGGCATCCACGAGATCCATGGCAACGGCTCGTACGGCATCGAGAGCCGCCGTTTCGGCGCGCAGTGCGACACGCTGGAACGCTATCGCATCGTCTGGACCCTCTACAAGACAGGCGTCAAGGCGATCAACAATCTTCTCGTCAACCTCGCGCCATTCCTGCTTTTCCTGGTCGGCGGCTACTTGATCATCCAGGGCCGCTTCGATCTCGGCGCCTTGGTCGCCTTCCTCTCCGCGCAGGAGAAGCTCTTCGAGCCTTGGAAGGAGCTCATGGAGTTCTACCAAGTCTATCAGGACGCCTCGGTGCGCTACTCCAGGACAATGGAGTATTTCGACTTTCCCTCCGAGCACGTGCTCGTGGTCGCCGGGCGTGCTCCCTTGCAGCTCGAACCGCGCGTGGAGATAGAGAACCTCTCCTTCGAAGTCGAGGGTGGCATCCGTCTGCTGCACGACATCAATCTGACCGTGGAACCGGGCGAGCAGCTCGCCCTGGTAGGCTTTTCCGGTTCAGGCAAGAGCACGCTCGCCCTGTGCGTCGGTCAACTCTACAAATACACTTCCGGCTCCCTGCGCCTGGGCGGCCATGAGGTCAGCAGCCTCTCCAAACAGGACATGACCGAGAACTTGGGCTTCGTCTCGCAAAGCCCCTTCATCTTTACGGGAACCATCAAGGACAACCTGCTCTATGCGTGCGAGGCCGCCCTGCACGGCGCACCAGGGGTGGAGGGCGAAAACCTGCCGTCGCTCGACGACCAGATCGCGGTGTTGCAACAGGCGGGCATTTTCGTGGACGTGCTGCGCTTCGGCTTGAACGCAGTGCTCGACGAGACTGAGGACGAACGCCTCTCCGAGCGCATCATCCGCATGCGCGAAAGCTTCCGTCGGGATTACGGCGAGGCTTTGGCCGACATGGTGGAGTTCTTCGACGAGGGCCGCTATCTGGTCCATTCCAGCGTCGCCGCCAACCTGATTTTCGGTGGCGCACGCGATCCCGACTGGGCCGCGGACAAGTTGGCCGAGAACCATGAATTCACGGCATTTCTCGACGCAACCCAGACGCGAGGCCCGCTGCTCGCTTTAGGCGCGGAGATCGCCCGCACCACCGTGGACATCCTCGGTAACATGCCCAAGGACGCGGTGTTCTTCGAGCAGAGCCCAATCCCGGCCGAAGCCATCGAGGACTACAAGGAGATCGCGAGGCGGCTTGAGCGCGGCCGGGTTGCCGACCTTCCGCCCGAAGACCGCACCCGGTTGCTCGATCTGGCCCTGGCCTTCGTTCCCGGACGGCACAAGATGGTCGCCATGCCTCAGGTGCTCGAACGCATGCTCCTAGAGGCCCGCGCGGCTTTCCGTGAAAACGTCGAGGCCAGGCATCCGGGAGCTTTCACTTTCTATCGTATGGACGAGTACCTGGGCTCACAGACCATCCTGGACAACATTCTGTTCGGCAAGGTGCGCAGTCAAAATCCCCAGGCTCAGGAGAGGATATCCCAGAGCATCATCCAGCTTCTCGTGGAGGAGGATCTTCTCGAATCCGTCGTGGCCATCGGCATGCGCTTCCAGGTCGGCAGCAAGGGCGACAAGCTCTCGGGAGGCCAACGCCAGAAGCTGGCCATCGCCCGCTGTTTCCTTAAACAACCGCGCCTGATGATCCTCGACGAGGCCACCTCGGCCCTGGACAACAAGTCGCAGGCGCGCATCCAGAACATCCTGGAGACCCGTTACAGGGGCCGCAGCACGGTCATCGCGGTGGCGCACCGCCTGGACATCATCATCAATTATGACAAGGTGGCGGTCATGAAGGCGGGCAAGATCGTCGAATGCGGCAGCTACCCCGAACTCATGGCCAAGAAAGGGAGCCTTTATGAACTCGTCCACGGAAAGAAATGA
- a CDS encoding Crp/Fnr family transcriptional regulator, with the protein MNSSTERNDRCESRETCEFQQNIDVFRQIAFFAGLPLEPLKVLAYLAERTTFKPGECLFHEGEADGQAFYILSGRARLERSGDGAGTKLTSYGPGDFLGGLALLGDMQRLFSLCAESEVEAMVVTREKFAKTLAQFPEIQSRLMENVVDLVRDWEKSFFFDHAGACQACAEHIGVSLV; encoded by the coding sequence ATGAACTCGTCCACGGAAAGAAATGACCGTTGCGAGAGCAGGGAAACCTGCGAGTTCCAGCAGAACATCGACGTCTTCCGGCAGATAGCCTTTTTCGCCGGGTTGCCGCTGGAGCCGTTGAAGGTTCTAGCCTATCTGGCGGAACGCACCACCTTCAAGCCCGGCGAATGCCTGTTCCACGAGGGCGAGGCGGATGGCCAGGCCTTTTACATCCTGTCTGGACGGGCTCGTTTGGAGCGCTCGGGGGATGGGGCCGGCACGAAACTCACGAGCTACGGCCCGGGGGACTTTCTGGGCGGGTTGGCGCTCCTTGGCGACATGCAGCGCCTGTTTTCCCTGTGCGCGGAAAGCGAGGTCGAAGCCATGGTCGTAACACGCGAGAAGTTCGCCAAGACCCTGGCGCAGTTTCCGGAAATCCAGTCCCGATTGATGGAGAACGTAGTCGATCTCGTGCGTGATTGGGAGAAGAGCTTCTTTTTCGATCACGCAGGCGCGTGCCAGGCATGCGCCGAGCATATCGGCGTAAGCCTGGTCTAG
- a CDS encoding ATP-binding protein gives MDTVVRCSFTLANRLGELESLRERLERFADEAGLGPRGLFEINLVLDELVTNIISYGYPSEETHFIDLSLSVEGDELTAVIEDAGIPFDPLSAKSPDIDAPIEERGVGGLGIHLARNMVREMHYERRDGRNVLTLKKRVDRARGV, from the coding sequence ATGGATACGGTCGTCAGGTGTTCGTTCACGCTGGCCAACAGGCTGGGCGAACTCGAAAGCCTGCGCGAGAGGCTGGAACGCTTCGCCGACGAGGCAGGTCTTGGCCCGCGCGGGCTGTTCGAGATCAACCTCGTGCTGGACGAGTTGGTGACCAACATTATCAGCTACGGGTACCCGAGCGAGGAAACGCATTTCATAGACCTTTCCCTGAGCGTCGAAGGCGACGAACTGACGGCCGTAATCGAGGACGCGGGCATACCCTTTGACCCGCTTTCGGCCAAGTCGCCCGATATCGACGCGCCCATCGAGGAGCGCGGTGTGGGCGGCCTTGGCATCCATCTGGCCCGGAACATGGTCCGGGAGATGCACTACGAGCGGCGTGACGGACGAAACGTTCTGACGCTGAAAAAGCGCGTGGATCGCGCGCGAGGAGTTTGA
- a CDS encoding STAS domain-containing protein, giving the protein MRMSEETNGDVVVLSVAGRLDSNTSGEFEDLLLERIRGGTRKLVLDFQALEYISSAGLRVLLKATREVKAQGGKMVICQARDYIQEVFDLSGFTAVFSLSPDIAGAYAQF; this is encoded by the coding sequence ATGCGCATGAGCGAGGAGACCAACGGAGACGTGGTGGTGCTGTCCGTGGCGGGCAGGCTCGATTCCAATACTTCCGGGGAGTTCGAGGATCTTCTTTTGGAGCGCATACGCGGCGGCACGCGCAAGCTCGTGCTGGACTTCCAGGCCCTGGAGTACATTTCGAGCGCTGGACTGCGGGTGCTGCTCAAGGCCACCCGTGAGGTCAAGGCTCAGGGTGGCAAGATGGTCATCTGTCAGGCAAGGGATTATATCCAGGAAGTCTTCGATCTCTCCGGATTCACGGCCGTGTTTTCCCTTTCGCCCGACATAGCCGGGGCCTACGCGCAATTCTAG